A genomic region of Thermodesulfobium narugense DSM 14796 contains the following coding sequences:
- the fdhD gene encoding formate dehydrogenase accessory sulfurtransferase FdhD, whose amino-acid sequence MDSKIVEKINFSIAILAGGKSSRMGQEKSLIELNGKTMIERIVEEFSSVSDDIFIITNKEELYSFLNIEKYQDIYKDFGPLGGIHSALKHSTNQKVLVISCDMPFVDKDFAQYLFGQSTDYDVTVPVYRGSYEPLFAIYDKKIVDVIESYLEKNERKIISFYPDVKVKKIEEEEISEWFDCELLFFNVNTPSDLEYAKQILKLKLNISPLERIKVSNYKDGLFENSKVFVPCEEEIDIFVNNNFFVSSRLSPTHLTEYIKGFLFSEGVVASKDDIKDIKIINKKLFVELAYPFNKQDMILTSGCFGGKSFRRMRKQNLPKIKSDLKVSLETIFKRLRDFLHTNNLYRISGGIHAAALSTKDSLLFLCEDIGRHSAVDKAIGWALEKEISDVFLFVTGRVSSEMAMKAIYFGIPIIVSMTAASNVAIDFCNFSNVTLIGYAKMNSCKIYTNRERILEVF is encoded by the coding sequence TTGGATAGCAAGATTGTGGAAAAAATAAATTTTTCTATAGCTATTTTGGCTGGCGGCAAAAGTTCTCGAATGGGGCAGGAGAAGTCTCTAATTGAACTCAATGGAAAGACTATGATAGAAAGAATTGTTGAAGAGTTCTCCTCAGTTTCTGATGATATATTTATAATTACTAACAAAGAGGAACTTTATTCTTTTTTAAATATTGAAAAATACCAGGATATATATAAAGACTTTGGCCCTCTAGGCGGGATCCACAGTGCTCTTAAACATTCAACAAATCAAAAGGTGCTTGTCATAAGTTGTGATATGCCATTTGTGGATAAGGATTTTGCACAATATTTATTTGGTCAATCAACTGATTATGATGTAACAGTACCTGTCTATAGGGGGTCTTATGAACCGCTCTTTGCTATATATGACAAAAAAATTGTTGATGTTATAGAGAGTTATTTAGAAAAGAATGAAAGAAAGATAATCTCTTTTTACCCAGATGTAAAGGTGAAGAAAATAGAAGAAGAAGAGATATCAGAGTGGTTTGACTGTGAACTCTTGTTTTTTAATGTAAACACTCCGTCAGACCTAGAATATGCCAAACAGATTTTGAAACTAAAGTTAAATATATCCCCTTTGGAAAGAATAAAGGTATCTAATTACAAGGACGGTTTGTTCGAGAATTCAAAAGTGTTTGTTCCGTGTGAAGAAGAGATAGATATCTTCGTTAATAATAATTTTTTTGTCTCATCAAGACTGTCTCCAACCCATTTGACCGAATATATAAAGGGTTTTTTGTTCAGCGAGGGAGTAGTAGCGTCTAAGGATGACATAAAGGATATTAAGATAATAAACAAAAAGTTGTTTGTAGAGTTAGCTTATCCATTTAACAAACAAGATATGATTCTTACATCGGGCTGTTTTGGTGGAAAATCTTTTAGAAGAATGAGAAAGCAAAATTTGCCAAAAATAAAAAGCGATCTCAAAGTTAGTCTTGAAACAATTTTTAAAAGACTAAGAGATTTTTTACACACAAATAATCTTTACAGAATAAGTGGTGGTATACACGCTGCTGCACTTTCCACAAAGGATTCGCTTCTCTTTCTTTGCGAAGATATAGGCAGACACAGTGCTGTTGACAAGGCAATTGGCTGGGCTCTAGAAAAGGAGATATCTGATGTATTTTTGTTTGTTACTGGTAGAGTCTCTTCCGAAATGGCTATGAAAGCTATTTATTTTGGCATTCCAATTATTGTTTCTATGACAGCAGCTTCAAACGTTGCAATAGATTTTTGCAATTTTTCTAATGTTACTCTAATTGGTTATGCTAAAATGAATAGTTGTAAAATATATACAAATAGAGAAAGAATTCTGGAGGTGTTTTAG
- a CDS encoding homocysteine biosynthesis protein encodes MVRTIDEINEKIEKDEVVVLTAKEAYDLVKEEGVKKAASKVDIVTTGTFGAMCSSGVFLNFGHTEPPLKMETITLNSVPAYGYIAAVDAYLGATARSYENPEYGGAHVIEDLLSGKRVRLEASGTGTDCYPKKDIDTKITLDQINEAIMFNPRNCYQNYAAATNSSGTRLYTYMGALLPKYGNVNYATCGMWSPLLKDPEYRTIGIGTRIFFGGSIGYVAWHGTQHNSAKPRDENNLPIGPAGTLALIGDLKSMNKRYVRGAYFEGYGVSLMMGVGIPIPVIDEDMMHQLSLGNEDIKTVIVDYSVASRSRPIVREVSYQELRSGFVEIHGKKVPTGSTSSWALAREIATIVKQMILEKRFFLSEPVEPLPKDRIVKPLEVRRR; translated from the coding sequence GTGGTTAGAACGATAGATGAGATTAACGAGAAGATTGAGAAAGATGAGGTTGTAGTTTTAACTGCTAAAGAGGCTTACGATTTAGTTAAAGAAGAAGGAGTTAAAAAGGCTGCTTCAAAGGTAGACATCGTAACTACAGGAACTTTTGGTGCTATGTGTTCATCTGGGGTATTCTTAAATTTTGGTCATACTGAACCTCCTTTGAAGATGGAAACTATAACGTTGAATTCAGTTCCAGCTTATGGTTATATTGCTGCAGTTGACGCATATCTTGGTGCTACTGCAAGATCTTATGAGAATCCAGAATATGGTGGTGCACATGTAATTGAAGATCTTTTGTCGGGCAAAAGAGTTAGGCTTGAGGCTTCGGGTACTGGGACAGATTGTTATCCTAAAAAGGATATAGATACGAAAATAACTCTTGATCAAATAAACGAGGCAATAATGTTTAATCCGAGAAACTGCTATCAAAATTATGCTGCTGCTACCAATTCTTCTGGTACAAGATTGTATACTTATATGGGGGCTCTTTTGCCGAAATATGGAAACGTTAATTATGCTACATGCGGAATGTGGTCTCCATTGCTCAAAGATCCTGAGTATAGAACAATAGGCATTGGAACTAGGATTTTTTTTGGCGGATCGATAGGTTATGTGGCGTGGCATGGTACTCAGCATAATTCGGCAAAACCTAGAGATGAAAATAATTTGCCCATTGGACCTGCTGGGACACTAGCCCTGATAGGTGATTTGAAATCTATGAACAAAAGATATGTTAGAGGGGCATACTTTGAGGGTTATGGGGTATCTTTGATGATGGGAGTGGGCATACCTATTCCAGTAATAGATGAGGATATGATGCATCAGTTATCTCTTGGTAATGAAGATATAAAAACAGTAATTGTTGATTATTCTGTTGCTTCACGTTCTCGACCAATTGTGAGAGAGGTAAGTTATCAGGAATTAAGAAGTGGTTTTGTGGAAATACATGGGAAAAAAGTACCAACAGGTTCTACCTCTTCGTGGGCATTAGCAAGAGAAATAGCTACAATCGTAAAACAAATGATTTTAGAAAAAAGATTCTTCTTAAGCGAACCAGTAGAACCATTGCCCAAAGATAGAATAGTAAAACCATTGGAGGTAAGGAGAAGATGA
- the selB gene encoding selenocysteine-specific translation elongation factor, translating to MRDFILGTAGHIDHGKTELIARLTGRRTERFPEERIRGMTIDIGFSSLELPCGKVLGIVDVPGHERFIDNMLVGSAGVDLALLVVAADEGIKEQTREHFEILKLLEVKDGLIVITKKDLVDEELLEYLKEEIKDFVKGSFLENNPIICASSVTGEGLEEILEVLNEKVELLYSKEYDDNEKPFRLFIDRKFKIKGFGLVVTGTVYSGSVRVGDSLEITPFKDAIRVKNLESHFNKVQEGHTGMRLAVNINTTLDENFITRGKVLVEKNYYKESTKFVGFLNVLDSYENLKNNKRVHLYVGSSSSVCRLSFEGSPSEGKMSYIVKLSCQNPVCAVRGDKFILRDPSAKKTLGGGIILDNEQIKLKDLSKYLNDKPIIDKKDLSSNIVQVVKRKGIMELFDLAKKVNYKAEYVRKFISETTLNVFENEGKVYLFSSDYQKDLLERLENIIFEIESKNPFQTQISKEEILKKLDSPIAQNIIDKYAKKKGYLVDKTYLLKERVSDEVLTMVDEVEKDIKNLGFFVLPLDELGLKYKDKKAFNSAIATLKRSQKIFQVSISPEIYIHFSNLEKLVNLLKEFFQKSNELSVSDFKDLTNTTRKFSIPLLEFCDKMGFTKRIGNVRQKGKKL from the coding sequence ATGAGAGATTTTATTTTAGGAACTGCGGGACATATAGATCACGGCAAGACTGAATTAATCGCTAGACTAACCGGGAGAAGGACTGAACGCTTCCCTGAAGAAAGAATCAGGGGTATGACTATTGATATTGGTTTCTCTAGCTTAGAATTGCCATGTGGTAAGGTACTGGGCATTGTAGATGTTCCAGGGCATGAACGCTTCATTGATAATATGCTTGTAGGTTCAGCAGGTGTTGACCTTGCTCTTTTGGTAGTTGCAGCTGATGAGGGGATCAAAGAACAAACAAGGGAACATTTTGAAATATTAAAGCTTTTAGAGGTTAAAGATGGCTTAATTGTTATTACAAAAAAGGATTTGGTTGATGAAGAGCTACTAGAATACTTGAAGGAAGAGATAAAAGATTTTGTAAAAGGTAGCTTTTTGGAAAATAATCCTATAATTTGCGCTTCTTCGGTAACGGGTGAGGGACTTGAAGAGATATTAGAAGTATTAAATGAAAAAGTAGAACTTCTTTATTCAAAGGAATATGACGATAATGAGAAGCCATTCAGACTTTTTATAGATAGGAAGTTTAAAATTAAGGGTTTTGGACTTGTTGTGACTGGCACTGTTTATTCCGGAAGCGTAAGAGTAGGTGACTCTTTAGAAATAACGCCGTTTAAAGACGCTATTAGAGTAAAAAATCTTGAAAGCCATTTTAATAAAGTTCAGGAAGGTCATACCGGAATGAGGTTGGCCGTGAATATTAATACTACTCTTGATGAAAACTTTATCACAAGGGGCAAAGTGCTTGTTGAGAAGAATTATTATAAAGAATCCACAAAGTTTGTTGGATTTCTGAACGTTTTAGATTCATATGAGAATCTAAAAAACAATAAAAGAGTTCATTTATACGTAGGTTCATCTTCAAGTGTTTGTAGGCTATCATTTGAGGGCAGTCCCTCAGAAGGGAAGATGTCATACATTGTAAAACTCTCCTGTCAAAATCCGGTTTGTGCAGTAAGAGGCGATAAATTTATTTTGAGGGATCCATCAGCAAAGAAGACGCTTGGTGGAGGAATAATATTAGATAACGAACAGATTAAATTAAAGGATTTGTCTAAATATCTTAACGATAAACCAATTATTGATAAAAAAGACCTGAGTTCAAATATTGTCCAAGTGGTTAAAAGAAAGGGCATTATGGAGCTTTTCGATCTTGCAAAAAAAGTTAACTACAAAGCTGAATACGTTAGAAAATTTATTTCTGAAACCACTTTGAACGTGTTTGAAAATGAGGGGAAGGTTTATCTATTTAGCTCTGACTACCAGAAAGACTTGCTTGAAAGGTTAGAGAACATAATTTTTGAAATAGAATCGAAAAATCCCTTTCAAACTCAGATATCAAAGGAGGAGATATTAAAAAAGTTAGACTCTCCAATCGCTCAAAATATTATAGATAAATATGCCAAAAAGAAAGGATACCTTGTTGATAAGACATATTTGTTAAAAGAAAGAGTTTCTGATGAAGTTTTGACAATGGTTGATGAAGTTGAGAAGGATATTAAAAATTTAGGTTTTTTTGTTTTGCCGCTCGATGAACTAGGCTTGAAATACAAAGACAAAAAGGCTTTTAATAGTGCAATAGCAACTCTTAAAAGATCTCAAAAAATCTTTCAGGTTTCTATTTCTCCTGAGATATATATACACTTTTCAAATTTAGAGAAGTTAGTAAATTTATTAAAAGAATTTTTTCAAAAGAGTAATGAGCTTAGTGTTTCAGATTTTAAAGACCTCACAAATACTACAAGAAAATTTTCTATTCCTCTTCTTGAATTTTGTGATAAGATGGGATTTACTAAAAGAATTGGAAATGTTAGGCAAAAAGGAAAGAAATTATAA
- a CDS encoding NIL domain-containing protein → MSAEIVKKKLILSFSPELAELPITYHLVKDFDLVVNILRAQISPEKEGRLMLELEGEKGKLERGISYLQSNKIRVDSLEKELFHDKELCVNCGLCVGVCASRALVLDENDELKFIKEKCVMCGICVKVCPRRAFKIEL, encoded by the coding sequence ATGAGTGCAGAAATAGTTAAAAAGAAATTGATATTGAGCTTTTCTCCTGAACTTGCTGAACTTCCAATTACATACCACCTTGTAAAGGACTTTGACCTTGTAGTTAATATTCTTAGAGCTCAGATATCCCCAGAAAAAGAGGGGAGATTGATGCTCGAGCTTGAGGGCGAAAAAGGAAAACTTGAAAGAGGTATTAGCTATCTACAAAGCAACAAGATCAGAGTGGACTCTCTTGAAAAGGAGTTATTTCACGATAAAGAGCTTTGTGTAAATTGTGGACTTTGCGTTGGCGTATGCGCAAGTAGGGCTTTAGTTCTTGATGAGAACGATGAACTTAAATTTATAAAAGAAAAGTGTGTAATGTGTGGTATCTGTGTAAAGGTCTGTCCGAGAAGGGCTTTTAAGATAGAACTATAG
- a CDS encoding Sec-independent protein translocase subunit TatA/TatB: MIGTQELVIVLVIALILFGPSRLPELGNSVGKAIKSFKEGMDEVTQEPKKEEKKDATEISAKVEDSEKK, translated from the coding sequence ATGATTGGTACTCAGGAGTTAGTTATTGTTTTGGTAATAGCTTTAATCTTGTTTGGGCCAAGCAGATTGCCAGAATTAGGGAATTCTGTTGGTAAGGCTATAAAGTCCTTCAAAGAAGGGATGGATGAGGTTACGCAAGAGCCTAAAAAAGAAGAGAAAAAAGATGCTACAGAGATTAGTGCAAAGGTTGAGGATAGCGAGAAAAAGTAA
- the tatC gene encoding twin-arginine translocase subunit TatC, with amino-acid sequence MLNNLDLDIEKLHRSFWILLRRFRNLLFISAFLIGIGAVITYFFIPYFMEYISKPVGKLIFLTPIEAFMTQMKLCLMGGIYLAWPYIIFYFSKNFILPTKIISKKTMWIGITFAVLLFYSGSLFALFVIFPVGIKFLLSFGAPEIEPLFSIGKYVTFVSMFVFVFGLLFEMPIVLLALVRLGIINSKQLASQRKRAILGFFILAMLVSPSTDVFTQCTMAIPLVALYEISIWIARLWKK; translated from the coding sequence GTGCTAAATAATCTGGATCTGGATATTGAGAAGCTTCACAGGTCTTTTTGGATCCTTTTAAGACGCTTTAGAAACCTACTTTTTATATCAGCGTTTTTAATAGGAATTGGGGCTGTAATAACCTATTTCTTTATACCTTACTTTATGGAATACATCTCAAAACCAGTTGGCAAGCTAATTTTCCTTACTCCTATCGAGGCATTTATGACTCAGATGAAATTATGTTTGATGGGAGGAATATATTTAGCTTGGCCTTATATAATTTTCTATTTTTCAAAAAATTTTATATTGCCTACTAAAATAATTTCAAAAAAAACAATGTGGATTGGAATAACTTTTGCTGTTTTACTCTTTTATTCAGGTTCTTTGTTTGCGTTATTTGTTATTTTCCCTGTGGGGATTAAGTTTCTACTAAGTTTTGGTGCACCTGAAATTGAACCCTTGTTTTCTATAGGCAAATATGTAACGTTTGTTTCTATGTTTGTGTTTGTCTTTGGTTTGCTTTTTGAAATGCCAATTGTGCTTTTGGCCTTGGTTAGACTTGGAATAATAAACTCAAAGCAACTTGCTTCTCAGAGAAAAAGGGCAATACTAGGTTTTTTTATACTTGCGATGTTGGTTAGCCCAAGCACTGATGTATTTACACAATGTACTATGGCAATCCCATTGGTTGCTCTTTATGAAATAAGTATTTGGATAGCAAGATTGTGGAAAAAATAA
- a CDS encoding NCS2 family permease, with the protein MITDLVEKVFHLSSRKTNIKTEIIAGFTTFVTLSYIIFVNPTILSQAGIPKEAAIGATIYSTIIATLLMGLWANLPIAVAPGMGLNAFFTYTVVIGMGLSWETALGAVFISGIFFFILSVTNIRKAIFMGIPAVLRTSIAVGIGLFIALIGFKNAGIIVENKDTLVSFGHLLSPEVLVATLGLFITAALISKGTKGAILIGILLTTLLSIIFGIAKAPSSISNIISFSIPNVSDTFLKMNLLGAIHYGILGIIFTFSIVELFDNMGTLIGLTTKGKIIDKDGNIPNLNKALVSDSVGTMISAIFGTSTVTSYIESAAGIAEGGRTGLSALVVALCFGLAVVFTPLIGIVPALATSPALIMVGTLMFTEIHRIDFSDLTESFPAFMTIILMPLSFSIANGIAAGFISYVSLKVLTGRFKEINFISLIIAIAFLINFILRLH; encoded by the coding sequence TTGATAACAGATCTCGTGGAAAAAGTCTTTCATCTAAGTTCTAGAAAAACAAACATCAAAACTGAAATTATTGCTGGTTTTACGACTTTTGTTACGCTCTCTTATATTATCTTTGTAAATCCAACGATACTTTCTCAAGCAGGAATACCGAAAGAAGCTGCAATAGGGGCGACAATTTATTCTACTATAATCGCAACGCTTTTAATGGGTCTTTGGGCAAATCTGCCAATAGCTGTAGCGCCTGGCATGGGTTTAAATGCCTTTTTTACTTATACTGTAGTAATAGGGATGGGACTTTCTTGGGAAACTGCTTTAGGAGCAGTTTTTATTTCTGGGATATTTTTCTTTATTTTAAGCGTAACAAATATTAGGAAGGCAATATTTATGGGAATTCCAGCAGTTCTTAGAACTTCTATAGCAGTCGGAATAGGTCTTTTTATTGCTCTTATAGGTTTTAAAAATGCAGGAATAATAGTTGAAAACAAAGACACTCTAGTATCATTTGGGCATCTTTTATCACCAGAAGTTCTAGTTGCAACGTTAGGTTTGTTTATCACTGCTGCTTTAATAAGCAAGGGAACAAAGGGTGCAATCTTAATTGGCATTCTTTTGACTACTTTGTTGTCGATAATCTTTGGCATAGCAAAAGCCCCTTCTTCAATAAGTAACATCATCTCTTTTTCTATACCAAACGTCTCTGATACGTTTTTAAAAATGAATTTATTAGGAGCAATCCACTATGGGATATTGGGCATCATATTTACGTTTTCTATAGTAGAACTCTTTGATAATATGGGTACTCTTATAGGTCTTACCACAAAGGGAAAGATTATTGACAAAGACGGCAACATACCAAATTTAAACAAAGCCCTTGTGTCAGATTCAGTGGGAACCATGATTAGCGCGATTTTTGGAACTTCTACTGTTACATCATATATAGAAAGCGCAGCTGGAATTGCAGAAGGAGGTAGAACTGGCCTTAGTGCTTTAGTTGTAGCGTTGTGTTTTGGGCTTGCAGTGGTTTTTACCCCTCTTATTGGAATTGTGCCAGCTTTAGCCACGTCTCCAGCTTTAATAATGGTAGGAACTCTAATGTTTACAGAAATTCACAGAATAGATTTTTCAGATTTGACAGAAAGCTTTCCTGCCTTTATGACAATTATATTGATGCCACTTTCTTTTTCAATTGCGAACGGAATCGCTGCAGGTTTTATATCTTATGTCTCACTAAAAGTCCTAACTGGAAGATTTAAAGAAATCAACTTCATTTCTTTAATTATTGCAATAGCCTTTTTGATAAACTTTATTTTGAGGCTACATTAA
- the pfkB gene encoding 1-phosphofructokinase, translating to MIYTITLNPALDRQIWVEDIKYDESNRIIRETTYAGGKGIDVSRVLANFGADNVALGFVGGFSGEELEGRLLNDGVRCNFTYISTNTRTNIILNDEKTKSQTLFNAMGPEVQPQDLMRLIKQIQNLPNPEYVIISGSLPVGVQPAFYNKLIDTAKEIGATVVFDTDGKAMKVGLSSKPHIIKPNIHELERLVDKKLKDIPEIAQEARSICKKGINIVLVSMGANGMLCVSSTEEYWAFPPPVNVQNTIGAGDSSVAGFVLALKEGKSLKEALAFAVAAGTATTTRPGTAVCLPEDVEAIYPNVTFRDVV from the coding sequence ATGATATATACAATAACTTTAAATCCAGCTCTTGACAGACAGATATGGGTTGAGGACATAAAGTATGACGAATCAAATAGGATTATTCGAGAAACTACTTATGCAGGTGGAAAAGGCATAGACGTTTCCAGAGTTCTTGCCAACTTCGGAGCTGATAACGTTGCTTTAGGTTTCGTTGGTGGCTTTTCTGGAGAAGAGCTTGAAGGCAGACTGCTCAACGATGGTGTAAGGTGCAACTTTACCTACATTTCCACTAACACGAGGACAAATATAATTCTAAATGACGAAAAGACAAAATCCCAAACTCTTTTTAATGCAATGGGCCCTGAAGTGCAACCACAAGATTTAATGAGGCTTATAAAACAGATTCAAAATTTGCCTAACCCTGAATACGTTATAATTAGTGGCAGTTTACCTGTTGGCGTTCAACCTGCTTTTTATAATAAACTTATAGATACAGCCAAAGAAATTGGTGCTACAGTGGTCTTTGATACTGATGGCAAAGCTATGAAAGTTGGTCTTTCCAGCAAACCTCATATAATAAAACCAAATATTCACGAATTAGAAAGATTGGTTGATAAAAAACTTAAAGATATACCTGAAATAGCTCAGGAGGCAAGGTCCATTTGCAAAAAGGGAATTAATATAGTGTTAGTTTCTATGGGCGCAAATGGGATGCTTTGCGTTAGTTCTACAGAAGAGTATTGGGCATTTCCTCCACCTGTTAATGTACAAAACACCATTGGTGCAGGCGATTCATCAGTTGCTGGTTTTGTATTAGCTTTGAAGGAAGGCAAAAGTTTAAAAGAGGCACTTGCTTTTGCTGTTGCGGCCGGGACGGCTACTACTACGAGACCAGGAACAGCAGTTTGCTTGCCTGAAGATGTAGAGGCTATTTATCCGAATGTAACTTTCAGAGACGTTGTCTAA
- a CDS encoding aspartate kinase, with protein MLVVKKFGGTSVGSPERVKHVANLIKRSVQSGNKVVVVVSAMGDSTDHLVSLAGQITNNPSPREMDVLLSTGEQVSIALMVMALNEIGIDAISFTGWQANIKTTCVHEKARVLSIDPKLLLNALDEGKVPVIAGFQGVAEDNSITTLGRGGSDTTAVAVAAAIKADLCEIYTDVKGVFTTDPRVVKEARQIMTVTYDEMMELALLGAKVLHPRSVELAKHYGVVLKVLSSFDDCPGTEVREVTDMENRNVVTGIAFDEDVAKVGIIKVPDRPGIAYKIFGSLAEENINVDVIVQSISPDTNFTEMAFTLSLKDLHKALKILEVVSKEIGAQGVVYDDKVAKVSIVGAGMGDRPGVAATMFKALADVNINLQMVSTSEIKISCIIAREDVKKAVKAVHDAFNLDKEGFSCG; from the coding sequence TTGCTAGTAGTTAAAAAGTTTGGAGGTACTTCTGTCGGGAGTCCTGAAAGAGTTAAACACGTTGCAAATCTTATTAAAAGATCTGTGCAAAGTGGTAATAAAGTGGTTGTAGTGGTTTCTGCAATGGGAGATTCCACCGATCACCTTGTTTCTTTGGCTGGTCAGATTACAAATAATCCCTCTCCTAGAGAGATGGACGTTTTGCTTTCTACTGGAGAGCAGGTTTCTATTGCGTTAATGGTTATGGCACTTAATGAAATAGGCATAGACGCCATCTCTTTTACGGGTTGGCAGGCAAATATAAAGACGACTTGTGTACATGAAAAAGCAAGAGTGTTGTCAATAGACCCAAAACTTTTACTAAATGCTTTAGATGAAGGAAAAGTACCTGTAATAGCAGGTTTTCAGGGAGTTGCTGAGGATAATTCTATAACTACACTTGGAAGAGGCGGATCTGATACTACTGCTGTTGCTGTTGCTGCTGCTATTAAAGCTGATTTATGTGAGATATATACTGATGTAAAGGGAGTTTTTACAACAGATCCAAGAGTAGTAAAAGAAGCTAGACAAATAATGACAGTTACATACGATGAAATGATGGAGTTAGCACTTTTAGGTGCGAAGGTTTTGCATCCTAGATCAGTAGAGCTTGCTAAACACTATGGAGTAGTATTGAAAGTGCTTTCAAGTTTTGATGATTGTCCAGGTACAGAAGTTAGGGAGGTAACTGATATGGAAAATAGAAATGTTGTAACAGGTATTGCTTTTGATGAAGACGTTGCAAAGGTTGGGATAATAAAGGTTCCTGATAGACCTGGAATAGCGTACAAAATATTTGGAAGTCTTGCAGAAGAGAACATTAATGTTGACGTTATAGTTCAATCTATTTCTCCTGACACAAATTTTACTGAGATGGCATTCACTCTATCACTAAAAGATCTTCATAAAGCTCTTAAAATTTTGGAAGTAGTTTCTAAAGAAATAGGAGCTCAAGGAGTTGTATACGACGATAAAGTAGCAAAGGTATCCATTGTAGGAGCTGGTATGGGAGACAGACCAGGAGTTGCTGCTACAATGTTTAAGGCTTTGGCTGATGTGAATATTAATCTTCAAATGGTTTCAACGTCAGAAATAAAGATATCCTGTATAATTGCAAGAGAAGACGTCAAAAAAGCAGTTAAGGCTGTTCACGACGCCTTCAATCTTGACAAGGAGGGTTTTTCTTGTGGTTAG